In Allorhodopirellula heiligendammensis, one DNA window encodes the following:
- a CDS encoding ABC transporter substrate-binding protein, with translation MRSSDHAREPHSPSSSGLPRRDWIAGAGCLLATLGCRPGQPSEDSASRDATIHSDVPLRILWMGRAADATVLERTWASISEQPLDIRLLEPPRDAESTDAPDDPSPLQSQEYLKQSSSADVLLYPVSMMGELVTNKRIMPLLANASSEESLGSTSADQHDTFRGLDRSSLPITLRLATTFAGEQMATPLGGRLPALMLGENSSDESIQSWSEYADFVESSGGKCAEPTALGWAGAMYLWRLASSLQTTWLFDRETLAPLLTLPEYVAVLQQMRAAVQKSSPEFRDLAPGQIYRLVANGELQAGIGFPQLGPSPEDARDQVNGVIAFSALPDGGDDESKLGTEIRQARQRAMIDPFMLVGSLAASCRQTAAADAFLDWLSGGQGSEPLYRSIASLVDVTSPASESSVDMAERYRAWLSTQLSKPGYVPTLQLAGAVEYYNSLDSIVRDCVLGDTTAEVACQQINDQWNHLHHQYDLPSQKRMWRRALSMG, from the coding sequence ATGCGATCCTCCGACCACGCGCGCGAGCCACATTCGCCTTCATCATCCGGTTTGCCACGCCGTGATTGGATCGCCGGAGCAGGCTGCCTGCTGGCAACGTTGGGGTGCCGACCGGGACAGCCCAGCGAGGATTCCGCGAGCCGCGACGCGACGATTCACTCCGACGTGCCGCTGCGGATCCTCTGGATGGGTAGGGCCGCAGACGCGACGGTGCTCGAGCGAACGTGGGCATCGATCAGCGAGCAACCACTCGATATTCGATTGCTCGAGCCTCCTCGCGATGCCGAGTCAACAGACGCGCCCGATGACCCATCACCACTGCAATCCCAAGAGTATCTGAAACAGTCCAGCAGCGCCGACGTTTTGCTGTATCCCGTCTCCATGATGGGCGAACTGGTGACCAACAAACGCATCATGCCGCTGCTCGCTAACGCCTCCAGCGAGGAAAGTCTCGGCAGCACCAGCGCCGATCAACACGATACTTTTCGAGGGCTCGATCGTTCGTCACTGCCGATCACCCTGCGATTGGCAACGACGTTCGCAGGGGAACAGATGGCGACGCCCCTGGGCGGTCGTTTGCCTGCATTGATGTTGGGGGAAAACTCCAGTGATGAATCAATCCAGTCCTGGAGCGAATACGCTGACTTTGTCGAGTCCTCGGGAGGCAAGTGTGCTGAACCCACTGCATTGGGATGGGCCGGAGCGATGTACCTATGGCGACTGGCTAGCAGCCTGCAGACCACTTGGTTGTTCGACCGCGAGACCCTTGCCCCCCTCCTGACGCTGCCCGAGTATGTGGCCGTATTGCAGCAGATGCGCGCTGCGGTACAGAAGTCTAGCCCCGAGTTTCGCGACCTGGCTCCCGGCCAAATCTATCGGCTTGTCGCCAACGGTGAATTGCAGGCAGGCATTGGGTTCCCGCAGCTCGGCCCGAGCCCAGAGGACGCGCGAGATCAAGTAAATGGTGTGATTGCATTCTCCGCGCTGCCCGACGGTGGTGATGACGAGTCGAAACTCGGTACCGAAATCCGGCAGGCTCGGCAGCGAGCCATGATTGATCCATTCATGCTGGTGGGATCGTTAGCCGCGTCCTGTCGGCAGACTGCAGCGGCAGACGCATTTTTGGATTGGCTCTCCGGTGGCCAAGGGAGCGAGCCACTCTATCGCAGTATCGCGTCGTTAGTCGACGTCACCAGCCCGGCGAGTGAGTCATCTGTCGATATGGCAGAGCGGTATCGAGCATGGCTGAGCACCCAGCTATCCAAGCCGGGTTACGTTCCGACACTTCAACTCGCCGGTGCCGTGGAGTACTACAACTCGCTTGATAGCATCGTGCGTGACTGCGTGCTCGGAGACACCACCGCCGAGGTTGCCTGCCAGCAGATCAACGATCAGTGGAATCATCTCCATCACCAATACGATCTTCCCAGTCAAAAGCGAATGTGGCGACGGGCCCTTTCGATGGGTTAG
- the queG gene encoding tRNA epoxyqueuosine(34) reductase QueG, translated as MPLSQPPDLHEVAAAVRAAAIDEGFSACGFAPAVDSQGFTELVEWIEAGYAAEMGYFANRLDAYRHPAGVLPGARAVIVLAFPYPAANPASNEELPDGGVHGRVARYSWSGLDYHDVIHPKLKRICKLIRGLRPESHARGIVDTAPLMEREVAQLAGLGWRGKNTLLLNPVMGSYFFLACVLVDIELPADTPFEPDHCGTCTACLDACPTNAFVGPHVLDASKCISFLTIESRELIPEPMRAGIGDWVFGCDVCQEVCPWNRKPTRRAMAAEGMRDARQMAPTQTVRGRMELLRLFSLDDESFRKQFRDTAMWRTRRRGLLRNAAVVLGNVGDVDCVETLMIGLRDSESIVRAACLWAIQKLLVHADSNEARTIQEALARFRLQETDPIVLAEFD; from the coding sequence ATGCCACTTTCGCAACCGCCCGATCTGCACGAAGTTGCGGCCGCAGTTCGTGCTGCTGCGATCGACGAAGGATTCTCGGCATGCGGATTCGCACCCGCCGTCGACAGTCAGGGATTTACTGAACTTGTCGAGTGGATTGAGGCCGGTTATGCGGCGGAGATGGGCTATTTTGCAAACCGATTGGATGCCTATCGCCATCCCGCAGGTGTTTTGCCTGGGGCGCGGGCGGTGATTGTTTTGGCATTCCCCTATCCAGCGGCCAATCCAGCATCTAACGAAGAGTTGCCAGACGGTGGTGTTCATGGGCGCGTTGCCCGGTACTCCTGGTCGGGATTGGACTATCACGATGTGATTCATCCCAAACTCAAGCGAATCTGCAAGCTCATTCGAGGCCTGCGTCCGGAGTCTCACGCACGTGGGATCGTCGATACTGCGCCGTTGATGGAACGAGAGGTTGCTCAACTCGCCGGGTTGGGCTGGCGTGGCAAGAACACGCTGCTATTGAACCCAGTGATGGGTAGCTATTTCTTTCTGGCCTGCGTGCTCGTCGATATCGAGTTGCCCGCGGATACTCCTTTCGAACCAGACCACTGTGGAACTTGCACAGCTTGCTTAGATGCCTGCCCAACCAACGCGTTTGTGGGCCCCCATGTGCTCGATGCGTCGAAATGCATTAGTTTTCTGACGATTGAGAGTCGCGAACTGATCCCGGAGCCGATGCGCGCCGGCATTGGAGACTGGGTATTCGGTTGCGATGTCTGCCAAGAGGTTTGCCCGTGGAATCGCAAGCCAACACGCCGAGCCATGGCAGCTGAGGGGATGCGGGATGCGAGGCAGATGGCCCCGACACAGACGGTGCGTGGCCGGATGGAGTTGTTGCGGTTGTTTTCACTTGATGACGAGAGCTTTCGTAAGCAGTTCCGCGATACTGCGATGTGGCGAACGCGGCGTCGCGGGTTGCTGCGAAACGCCGCTGTCGTGCTGGGGAATGTCGGCGATGTTGACTGCGTCGAAACCCTGATGATCGGTTTGCGAGATTCGGAGTCCATCGTGCGAGCAGCTTGTCTCTGGGCAATTCAAAAGCTCTTAGTGCATGCGGACTCCAACGAGGCCCGCACGATCCAGGAAGCTTTAGCGAGGTTTCGTCTCCAGGAAACCGATCCCATCGTTTTAGCCGAATTCGATTGA
- a CDS encoding ExeA family protein — protein MSSVETQFHVPPFPPFPSASRYVRVGSQDEALQRVRHAVEAWEAISLVIGPPGTGKSLICQVLQQYFSRDREVIVFGDTTLESPLSLQRHLLSRLDRIRGIAPTPPALGDDPQLAIIERIAGSSKEFAGLLLLVDEAQSLRPEVLETIRILTNVMSDGRPRVSAVLLGGPQLDETLALPSLDALVQRVATRCYLHPLSSDETVRYVRRAIDNAGEAAQFAIDEEAIRCIHSACSGVPRLVNQLMTAAISFASSKQQTQITTKIVDGAWSVLQQLPGPLLDEPELSRPVSDVEFGPLRDGEDVTFETSELSKLPNDLPSVGHNTDDHSQCTENLRNCDAVEHEQEIEDPEFTVQTDVAYSCDDASQFGAVSVDCQSPCDFDYENITARQVNEESPESTLEPNSTLETPSPDELFGDFDDEEPVTDSAETPTLRIRDEPDSEADTDHMVESTEVETALHQEVLNLRAAAAPVLWVEEADDDELVHDDRDMLVIEDDIDVENPVIVKEIPTDAPAEPSVAIDFHAMLAKMRTSKR, from the coding sequence ATGTCATCGGTTGAAACACAGTTTCACGTACCCCCGTTTCCCCCCTTCCCCAGCGCCTCGCGATACGTTCGCGTCGGTTCTCAGGATGAAGCTCTGCAGCGTGTTAGGCACGCCGTCGAGGCTTGGGAAGCCATTTCGTTGGTCATTGGACCACCGGGTACCGGCAAGTCCTTGATCTGCCAAGTTTTGCAGCAGTATTTTTCGCGGGATCGCGAAGTCATTGTGTTCGGTGACACCACGCTCGAAAGCCCCCTGTCGCTGCAGCGTCACCTGCTCAGCCGCCTCGATCGGATTCGGGGTATCGCGCCCACGCCGCCAGCACTGGGGGACGATCCGCAGCTTGCCATTATTGAGCGAATCGCTGGCAGTTCGAAAGAGTTCGCCGGTCTGCTTTTGCTGGTCGACGAAGCGCAGTCTCTGCGTCCCGAGGTGCTCGAGACCATTCGCATTCTGACCAACGTGATGTCCGATGGACGGCCGCGTGTCAGCGCCGTCTTACTGGGTGGCCCCCAGCTCGACGAGACGCTCGCCCTGCCATCTCTCGATGCTCTCGTCCAACGCGTCGCGACGCGTTGCTACCTGCACCCGCTCTCCAGTGATGAGACGGTGCGGTACGTTCGCCGCGCAATCGACAATGCCGGGGAAGCGGCCCAGTTCGCCATTGACGAAGAAGCCATTCGCTGCATTCATTCTGCGTGTAGCGGTGTGCCACGCCTCGTCAATCAACTCATGACCGCAGCGATATCATTCGCCAGTTCCAAGCAACAAACCCAGATCACGACTAAAATCGTCGATGGCGCCTGGTCGGTGCTGCAGCAGCTTCCCGGCCCGCTTCTCGATGAACCTGAATTGAGCCGACCTGTATCTGACGTCGAATTCGGTCCTCTCCGCGATGGCGAAGACGTGACCTTTGAGACCAGCGAGCTCTCCAAACTCCCAAATGATCTTCCCTCCGTTGGCCACAACACGGACGATCATTCGCAGTGCACCGAGAATCTTCGCAATTGCGACGCCGTGGAACACGAACAGGAGATCGAAGATCCCGAGTTTACCGTGCAAACCGATGTCGCTTACAGCTGCGATGATGCGTCTCAGTTCGGTGCGGTTAGCGTTGACTGTCAATCGCCATGCGACTTTGACTATGAAAACATCACTGCTCGCCAAGTCAATGAAGAAAGTCCAGAAAGCACCTTGGAGCCCAACAGCACGCTCGAAACACCCTCGCCTGACGAGCTATTTGGTGACTTCGACGATGAAGAGCCGGTGACGGACTCCGCTGAAACTCCGACACTGCGAATTCGCGACGAGCCAGACAGCGAAGCTGACACCGATCATATGGTTGAATCGACAGAGGTCGAAACCGCCTTGCATCAGGAAGTGCTGAACCTGCGTGCGGCCGCCGCTCCAGTGCTCTGGGTCGAAGAGGCCGACGACGACGAACTCGTCCACGACGATCGCGACATGCTGGTCATCGAGGACGACATTGACGTCGAGAATCCGGTGATCGTCAAAGAGATTCCCACCGACGCCCCTGCGGAACCTTCGGTCGCGATCGACTTCCACGCCATGTTGGCCAAGATGCGCACCTCAAAACGATAG
- a CDS encoding tagaturonate epimerase family protein — protein MLTIGKYSFGVGDRFAHQAAAQLRAFQKLADDGVDVAPVWNKSNREHTFVGSRPQSVYDAAKAAVEKLGWAKPWHVDADHIQLATVEPFLPCSDFFTIDVADWIGKAAPASDIDTFVDRHSELVGSLELAGLSTPLQITGDDVRRVAEQYLLAVKEAAVIYQHIASVKGSGNLVAEVSMDETDSPQTPPELLIILAAMADEKIPLQTIAPKFTGRFNKGVDYVGDLAQFEREFNDDLAVIAHAVKQYGLPENLKLSVHSGSDKFSLYPIIRESLRRTGAGLHIKTAGTTWLEELIGLAEAGGDGLELAKEIYLYALDHVEELSAPYASVIDVDASKLLDLATVQQYSGSEFASSIRHIPANPMFNASMRQLLHVSFKVAAKTGSRYTDLLVANEEIVGKQVTENIYERHMRPLFLG, from the coding sequence ATGCTGACCATCGGAAAATACTCTTTCGGCGTGGGCGATCGCTTCGCTCATCAAGCAGCGGCACAACTGCGTGCTTTTCAGAAACTCGCCGATGATGGCGTTGATGTCGCTCCGGTTTGGAATAAATCCAATCGGGAACACACCTTCGTCGGGTCTCGGCCACAGAGCGTCTACGATGCGGCAAAAGCAGCGGTGGAGAAGCTCGGCTGGGCGAAGCCTTGGCACGTCGATGCCGATCATATCCAGCTCGCCACGGTCGAACCATTCTTGCCATGCAGCGATTTCTTCACAATCGACGTCGCGGACTGGATCGGGAAGGCGGCTCCAGCATCCGACATTGACACCTTCGTCGATCGACACAGTGAACTGGTGGGATCACTGGAACTCGCCGGCCTGTCGACCCCTCTCCAGATCACGGGTGACGATGTCCGCCGTGTTGCTGAGCAATACTTGCTCGCTGTCAAGGAAGCAGCCGTGATCTATCAGCATATCGCGTCTGTCAAAGGCAGCGGGAACTTGGTTGCAGAGGTTTCCATGGATGAAACCGATTCACCACAGACGCCTCCAGAGCTGTTGATCATTCTGGCGGCCATGGCGGATGAAAAAATTCCGCTGCAAACGATCGCTCCCAAATTCACGGGGCGTTTCAACAAGGGGGTCGACTACGTCGGCGACCTGGCCCAGTTCGAGCGAGAATTTAACGATGACTTGGCCGTGATCGCTCACGCGGTAAAGCAATATGGCTTGCCAGAGAATCTCAAACTGAGCGTACACAGCGGTAGCGACAAGTTCAGCTTGTACCCGATCATCCGTGAATCCCTGCGTCGCACCGGTGCGGGACTACACATCAAGACCGCCGGGACAACCTGGCTCGAAGAATTAATCGGTCTTGCTGAGGCTGGCGGTGACGGTCTGGAGCTCGCCAAGGAGATCTACTTGTACGCGCTCGACCATGTCGAAGAGTTGTCCGCACCCTACGCCAGCGTGATCGATGTCGATGCCAGCAAACTGCTCGATCTCGCAACCGTGCAGCAGTACAGCGGCAGCGAATTTGCATCGTCGATCCGTCACATTCCCGCCAACCCCATGTTTAACGCGAGCATGCGACAACTATTGCATGTGTCATTCAAGGTCGCTGCCAAGACCGGCAGTCGGTACACCGACCTGCTTGTCGCCAACGAAGAGATTGTCGGCAAACAGGTGACCGAAAATATCTACGAGCGACACATGCGCCCGTTGTTTCTCGGATAA
- a CDS encoding hybrid sensor histidine kinase/response regulator: protein MNDFESHDHQLRLRRSVVEPLAIACVIVVLVISGVVALANIRDLQENRLLVRHTNQVLSALREVESSVMDAESAQRGYLITADQAYLAPFRAAVINAESSLDLYAQLTRDNPREQRDGVELRQLVEERIAELEFVLAMQDEDGPEEARLAVATDVGKRTMNRIANKADQMRQSVADLLTEREQLASHSYQSGRTTSVLSTLIGLILVGGVLYLLQRNRRKAEHAAAVLSKTRERLQLALDAAEMGSWNIIPATRELIGDAQFERIFGFEPGQVTYQGAIDALHPDDRSRVEAAIAAAVRPVDPQPYASEYRIIRPDGSERWVLAKGAAHFTGTGTARILSSFDGTITDITQRKRQEERLRQSEQNALAASQSKSEFLANMSHEIRTPMAAILGYADVLLGHLRDPDNRNCVLVMKRNGQHLLELINDILDLSRIEAGRLDIDVEATSLPQLVADVQSLMHVRADQKNLPFHAEFEGSVPETIRTDATRLRQVLINLIGNAIKFTEEGRVTLAVSYDADERLVLFSVRDTGIGISPEQQQRLFQPFSQGDSSVTRSYGGSGLGLAISQRLVHILQGEVCLESQLGEGATFTVKLPIPATEDVHLIEPDLVSFTREDEEAPTQARALACRVLVVDDRRDVRHISQHFLEKAGAIVSTAEDGGEGVEAAVAARDSGSPFHLIVMDMQMPNVDGLQATAQLRSAGVQEPIIALTADAMKGDREKCLAGGCDDYLSKPIDHSKLVRMVAKYTQDVSLHELQHLRRARAAELRSTLPN from the coding sequence GTGAATGATTTTGAATCCCACGATCATCAACTCAGGCTACGCAGGAGCGTCGTTGAGCCGCTGGCGATTGCGTGCGTCATCGTGGTCCTTGTTATCAGTGGTGTCGTTGCGCTTGCGAATATTCGCGATCTCCAGGAAAATCGCCTGCTGGTAAGGCATACCAATCAGGTGCTCTCCGCCCTCAGAGAGGTCGAGTCGTCCGTCATGGATGCCGAAAGTGCGCAGCGTGGGTATCTGATCACTGCGGACCAAGCGTATCTGGCACCGTTCCGTGCGGCGGTGATCAACGCCGAATCATCGCTGGATCTGTACGCCCAATTGACTCGCGACAATCCACGCGAACAACGTGACGGCGTGGAACTCCGCCAACTGGTGGAGGAGCGAATCGCGGAACTCGAATTCGTTCTCGCCATGCAGGATGAGGATGGCCCTGAGGAAGCTCGATTGGCCGTGGCCACCGATGTTGGCAAACGTACGATGAACCGGATCGCCAATAAGGCAGACCAGATGCGCCAGAGCGTGGCGGATTTGTTAACCGAACGTGAGCAGCTTGCGTCCCACTCCTACCAGAGCGGCCGGACTACGTCGGTGCTGTCGACCTTGATCGGATTGATCCTCGTCGGTGGTGTGTTGTACCTGCTGCAGCGAAATCGGCGCAAAGCCGAGCATGCCGCCGCAGTATTATCGAAAACGCGTGAACGATTGCAGCTCGCCCTCGATGCCGCGGAAATGGGGTCCTGGAACATCATTCCGGCGACTCGGGAATTGATCGGAGATGCGCAATTTGAACGAATCTTTGGCTTTGAACCTGGGCAGGTCACCTATCAAGGCGCCATCGACGCCCTTCACCCCGACGACCGATCTCGTGTGGAAGCGGCGATCGCGGCAGCGGTCCGCCCGGTCGATCCACAGCCCTACGCTTCTGAATACCGCATCATTCGACCCGATGGGAGCGAGCGCTGGGTCCTCGCCAAGGGAGCGGCTCACTTCACTGGAACGGGTACCGCCCGTATCCTCTCCAGCTTTGACGGAACGATCACTGATATCACCCAGCGAAAGCGGCAAGAGGAGCGACTGCGTCAGAGTGAGCAGAATGCGCTCGCAGCCAGCCAATCCAAAAGCGAGTTTCTGGCCAACATGAGCCACGAGATTCGTACACCGATGGCAGCGATCCTCGGCTACGCCGATGTTCTGCTGGGTCACCTCCGCGACCCCGACAATCGAAACTGCGTGCTCGTCATGAAACGCAATGGTCAGCATCTGCTGGAGTTGATCAACGATATCTTGGATCTGTCGCGGATCGAAGCCGGGAGGCTCGACATTGATGTCGAAGCGACGTCGCTTCCGCAGTTGGTGGCTGATGTCCAATCATTGATGCACGTCCGCGCCGATCAGAAGAACCTGCCGTTTCACGCGGAGTTTGAGGGCAGTGTTCCCGAGACGATTCGCACCGACGCGACCCGATTGCGGCAGGTATTGATCAACCTAATCGGCAACGCCATCAAATTCACCGAGGAGGGGCGCGTGACCTTGGCGGTTTCTTATGACGCAGACGAACGGCTGGTATTGTTCTCGGTTCGCGACACGGGAATCGGTATCAGTCCCGAGCAGCAACAGCGTTTATTTCAACCGTTCTCACAAGGCGACTCCTCGGTGACGCGTTCCTACGGTGGCAGCGGTTTGGGTTTGGCGATTAGTCAACGATTAGTCCATATCCTCCAAGGGGAGGTCTGCCTGGAGAGTCAGTTGGGCGAGGGAGCCACGTTCACCGTGAAACTTCCCATACCTGCAACCGAAGACGTACACCTCATTGAACCTGATCTAGTGTCGTTCACGCGGGAGGATGAAGAGGCTCCCACGCAAGCCCGTGCTCTGGCCTGCCGCGTACTTGTCGTCGATGACCGGCGTGATGTTCGTCACATCAGCCAGCATTTTTTGGAGAAGGCGGGTGCGATCGTCAGCACTGCCGAGGATGGCGGCGAAGGCGTCGAGGCGGCAGTTGCAGCTCGCGATTCTGGTAGCCCATTCCACTTGATCGTCATGGACATGCAGATGCCCAATGTCGATGGTCTGCAAGCCACCGCTCAACTCCGTTCAGCAGGGGTGCAAGAACCGATCATCGCGCTCACCGCCGATGCCATGAAGGGCGACCGTGAGAAATGTTTGGCAGGTGGTTGCGATGACTACCTCTCGAAACCAATCGACCACTCCAAATTGGTACGCATGGTCGCGAAATACACTCAGGACGTTTCCCTCCACGAACTCCAGCATCTGCGCCGCGCACGGGCGGCTGAACTGAGGTCTACCCTGCCGAATTGA
- a CDS encoding c-type cytochrome domain-containing protein, producing MMEDVADQPTKRLPVDEDGRVVSFERDVIPILRERCMECHGPDDAKNDFRVDDPELVFDYVVEEDALSSSLFTDYLTTEDDDMLMPPRSHGGPLSPSELALIRLWIDEGANWPEDAMLDGSGAPLPAADELLTENRGLVSRVWAFQGFLHPATVHFPIASLMIGALFVVLGWKWSAVGTQIPLACLWIGAVSAIVATMMGWSFSVEKGYGSWNRFDMDSEIFWHRWSAVIVTVLSSVFAIVALLSIRSRSTRLTTTWKAGLLLVAGLVGAVGHQGGELTYGKEFYPKAFSILLGHPVDSSHDSNEEDSDTLRETESASMVPLE from the coding sequence ATGATGGAAGACGTTGCCGATCAGCCCACCAAGCGATTGCCGGTCGACGAGGACGGACGGGTGGTGAGTTTTGAACGTGACGTGATCCCCATCCTGCGGGAGCGCTGTATGGAGTGCCACGGTCCCGATGACGCTAAGAATGATTTTCGGGTCGATGATCCCGAACTGGTATTTGATTACGTTGTCGAAGAGGACGCCCTCTCAAGTAGTTTATTTACGGACTATCTGACTACCGAGGACGACGACATGTTGATGCCGCCGCGAAGCCATGGGGGCCCGCTCAGTCCCAGCGAATTGGCGCTCATCCGACTGTGGATCGACGAGGGCGCGAATTGGCCAGAGGACGCGATGCTCGATGGTTCGGGGGCGCCGCTACCGGCCGCTGACGAGCTATTGACGGAGAATCGAGGTCTGGTATCACGCGTCTGGGCGTTCCAGGGCTTCCTGCACCCCGCCACCGTTCACTTTCCGATTGCTTCGCTGATGATCGGAGCACTATTCGTGGTACTGGGTTGGAAGTGGTCCGCCGTGGGCACGCAGATCCCATTGGCGTGCCTATGGATTGGTGCGGTTTCAGCGATCGTGGCTACCATGATGGGTTGGTCATTCAGTGTCGAGAAAGGCTATGGGTCATGGAATCGGTTTGACATGGATTCAGAAATCTTTTGGCATCGTTGGTCTGCGGTGATTGTGACCGTACTCTCAAGCGTTTTCGCGATCGTCGCACTGCTCTCCATTCGCTCGCGATCGACACGGTTGACGACGACCTGGAAGGCGGGGCTATTATTAGTCGCGGGGCTGGTCGGAGCGGTGGGACACCAGGGCGGCGAGTTGACTTATGGCAAAGAGTTTTACCCCAAAGCGTTCAGCATCCTACTTGGTCATCCCGTTGACTCCAGCCACGACTCAAACGAAGAAGATTCGGATACACTGCGGGAAACTGAATCAGCTAGCATGGTCCCATTGGAATAG